One genomic region from Maridesulfovibrio frigidus DSM 17176 encodes:
- a CDS encoding hybrid sensor histidine kinase/response regulator — MRKTTVLIVEDSVSIGQQLKVEIEETLGISALVAESYKAAEKIMEERSEDIFLAILDLLLPDALENEIVDLAMSYDLPSVIFTSNLDDLVRSKAFSKNILDFVVKDRHAISNIASLLKWLQSNVGKKILVVDDSKSVRTMVSSRLASSKLEVLSACNGLEALQIVEDNPDLSMVITDYEMPEMDGLELVKRLRMRFSREELAIIGMSHVENKALTSKFLKSGASDFLSKPFEAEELITRVRINLESLDHVQKLKGLSEFKSTFLGMMAHDLKTPIGGISAISTLLRRELNSDLNGEHLEMLDVIYKESKDMNMLVGDLLDISAIEQGKLNLVKAEYKISELILRSLSLHRFSARDKGIELETRLDIDNAPSIKVDAQRFLQVVNNLVANALEYSPSGSTVVIKLISSSDGLVVSVKDQGPGLPEGTHKTGLGLTISKKIVEAHGGDIWLENNKCEGLTSSFSVPVV, encoded by the coding sequence TTGCGTAAAACTACAGTTCTGATTGTTGAAGACAGTGTCTCAATCGGTCAGCAATTAAAAGTTGAAATTGAAGAGACTCTGGGGATTAGTGCTCTAGTCGCAGAAAGCTATAAAGCTGCTGAAAAAATTATGGAAGAAAGGTCCGAGGATATTTTTCTGGCTATCCTGGACTTACTATTACCGGATGCTCTTGAAAATGAGATCGTAGATCTTGCAATGAGCTATGATTTACCGAGTGTAATTTTTACCTCCAACCTTGATGATTTAGTTAGATCCAAAGCCTTTTCAAAGAACATATTAGATTTCGTAGTAAAAGATCGCCATGCAATTTCTAATATAGCTTCTCTTCTTAAATGGTTGCAGTCCAATGTCGGCAAAAAAATCCTCGTTGTGGATGATTCTAAATCGGTTCGCACAATGGTTTCTTCTAGGCTTGCTTCGAGCAAGCTGGAAGTGTTATCAGCCTGCAATGGTTTAGAAGCTCTTCAGATAGTCGAAGACAATCCTGATTTATCAATGGTTATAACTGATTATGAAATGCCTGAAATGGATGGTCTTGAGCTGGTTAAACGCTTGAGGATGAGATTCTCTCGCGAAGAATTGGCGATTATAGGGATGTCCCATGTTGAAAACAAAGCGTTGACGTCCAAATTTTTGAAGTCTGGTGCAAGCGATTTCCTCAGTAAGCCTTTTGAAGCAGAAGAGCTTATTACACGGGTTAGAATTAATCTTGAGTCCCTTGATCACGTTCAGAAATTAAAGGGTCTCAGCGAATTTAAGAGCACGTTTTTAGGTATGATGGCTCACGATCTGAAGACACCTATCGGTGGAATTAGTGCTATTTCAACTTTGCTACGCCGAGAATTAAACTCTGATTTGAACGGTGAGCATCTTGAAATGCTCGATGTTATTTATAAAGAGAGCAAAGACATGAATATGTTGGTCGGTGACCTGCTTGATATTTCAGCCATTGAGCAGGGTAAACTTAATCTTGTTAAGGCTGAATATAAAATTTCTGAGCTTATTTTACGGAGTTTAAGTCTTCACCGCTTTAGCGCTCGGGATAAAGGGATAGAGCTTGAAACAAGGCTCGATATCGACAACGCTCCGTCCATAAAAGTTGATGCCCAGCGTTTTTTACAGGTGGTAAATAATTTAGTAGCCAATGCGCTCGAGTATTCACCTTCTGGATCGACAGTTGTGATTAAGTTAATATCAAGCAGCGATGGTCTTGTTGTTTCTGTAAAGGATCAAGGTCCCGGACTTCCTGAAGGAACACATAAGACCGGGCTTGGTCTTACTATTTCTAAGAAAATTGTTGAGGCTCACGGTGGTGATATCTGGTTGGAGAATAATAAGTGCGAGGGGCTTACTTCTTCTTTTTCGGTGCCAGTTGTATAA
- a CDS encoding PAS domain-containing sensor histidine kinase → MTTRSEFSGKDMLAVFAFIAACLWMSDAIVEFLWFNSHGKTFFSFFLPIDEPHELFIRVMFTCVLVLSGSFGSLMYAKLERSEEHARQSEKNLSTTFDSIGEAVISTDSDGYVVRMNPVAERMTGWPFADAEGLCFADVVKVVDSKTRAVCTSPIEGVILRKESQSFPRNAVLVSRNGQEYEIADSASPIIDDDGEVAGVVLVFRDLTERNSQESELSKLRNYLSSIVDSMPSVLVGVDGDGNVTLWNKMAAKVTGLSAEVVQGKMLIQVFPQMEDDMQGILESIKSKTTRREQRKMRHSVTGVCYEDVTIYPLIANGVEGAVILIDDVTELIKMEQAMIQNEKMMSIGGLAAGMAHEINNPLAAILGHAQNINNRVFGELEKNKTVASECEVSLNKVREYLEKRDVPRMLDGIYSSSNRAAKIIGNMARFSHKEDDNFGKHNLASMLDETLELATNDYDFKRHYDFRKIEIVREYDAEVPEVYCESSDIQQVFFNLLKNGAQYMVMKDYRGAHPKFVLRVRREENMAVVEVEDNGPGMDEDVLKRIFEPFYSTKKLGQGSGLGLSVSYFVIADQHKGIMEAHSKPGSWARFIVKLPIGDSPQLQEAVSDECVKVA, encoded by the coding sequence ATGACCACGAGATCGGAATTTTCTGGGAAGGATATGTTGGCAGTTTTTGCCTTCATTGCAGCCTGCCTTTGGATGAGTGATGCTATTGTTGAGTTTCTCTGGTTTAACTCTCATGGAAAAACATTTTTTTCATTTTTTTTGCCAATAGATGAGCCTCATGAACTCTTTATAAGAGTTATGTTTACCTGTGTTTTGGTGCTCAGTGGAAGTTTTGGTTCCCTGATGTATGCTAAGCTTGAACGATCAGAAGAACATGCGCGGCAAAGTGAGAAAAATCTCAGCACTACATTTGATTCTATCGGAGAGGCCGTAATTTCAACAGATTCGGACGGGTATGTTGTTCGTATGAACCCTGTTGCAGAAAGGATGACGGGGTGGCCTTTTGCCGATGCTGAGGGGCTTTGCTTTGCGGATGTTGTAAAGGTTGTTGACTCTAAGACAAGAGCTGTCTGCACAAGCCCTATTGAAGGGGTTATTCTTCGGAAGGAAAGTCAGAGTTTTCCGAGAAATGCTGTGCTTGTTTCAAGAAATGGGCAGGAGTATGAAATAGCTGATTCAGCTTCTCCTATTATAGATGATGATGGAGAGGTTGCGGGCGTTGTTCTTGTATTTAGAGATTTAACAGAGCGCAATAGCCAGGAGTCCGAGCTAAGTAAACTCCGCAATTATCTTTCTAGTATAGTAGATTCAATGCCATCTGTGCTTGTAGGTGTTGACGGAGATGGCAATGTTACTTTGTGGAATAAAATGGCCGCAAAGGTTACAGGTCTTTCGGCTGAAGTTGTACAAGGAAAGATGCTGATTCAGGTTTTTCCTCAGATGGAAGATGATATGCAAGGAATCCTTGAAAGCATCAAATCAAAGACAACTAGACGTGAACAGAGAAAGATGCGCCATTCGGTTACTGGGGTTTGCTATGAGGATGTAACAATATATCCTTTAATTGCGAATGGAGTAGAGGGAGCTGTAATTCTGATTGATGATGTGACTGAACTTATCAAAATGGAACAGGCAATGATCCAGAATGAAAAGATGATGTCTATCGGAGGTTTGGCTGCCGGGATGGCTCACGAGATTAACAACCCTCTTGCTGCAATTCTCGGGCATGCTCAAAATATCAATAACCGTGTTTTCGGTGAACTCGAGAAAAATAAGACCGTTGCTTCGGAATGTGAAGTTTCACTTAATAAGGTGCGAGAGTATTTAGAGAAAAGAGATGTGCCGAGGATGCTCGATGGAATTTATTCTTCAAGCAACCGTGCGGCCAAAATAATTGGTAATATGGCCCGGTTTAGTCACAAAGAGGACGATAATTTTGGAAAGCATAATCTAGCTTCAATGCTCGATGAAACTTTGGAACTTGCCACAAACGACTATGACTTTAAAAGGCATTACGATTTTCGCAAGATAGAAATCGTGCGAGAATATGATGCAGAAGTCCCTGAAGTATATTGTGAAAGCAGCGACATTCAGCAGGTTTTCTTTAATTTGCTTAAGAACGGTGCTCAATACATGGTGATGAAAGATTATCGCGGTGCTCACCCAAAATTCGTTCTTCGTGTACGAAGGGAAGAGAACATGGCTGTAGTTGAGGTTGAAGATAATGGTCCAGGTATGGATGAAGATGTACTTAAAAGAATTTTTGAACCATTTTATTCTACCAAAAAATTGGGACAGGGAAGCGGGTTGGGGCTTTCGGTTTCATATTTTGTCATAGCTGACCAGCACAAGGGGATCATGGAAGCTCATTCAAAGCCCGGGAGCTGGGCGCGGTTTATAGTAAAGCTGCCTATCGGCGATTCTCCTCAGTTGCAGGAGGCTGTTTCCGATGAATGCGTAAAAGTGGCATGA
- a CDS encoding glycogen/starch/alpha-glucan phosphorylase yields the protein MPTKDFDKVLKNMGELNPESLVESICQHHLSDLGRDYGRTDKHSLYQSLAYSLRDRLVGNWIRTQRSYYNSSAKSVYYLSLEFLVGKSLTSNAINLGVEKETAEALDTFGVTLEEVESAEADAGLGNGGLGRLASCFLDSMATLGISGYGYGIRYEYGIFKQAIENGEQVELPDDWLHVGNPWEFRRRGFVFTIGLYGKEEQYTHDDGSIRHRWADSAKVMAMPVDMLIPGYKNGNVINMRLWEAQPARRFNLDLFNSGDYIRSMEDAVKTETISKVLYPSDRLSEGRELRLVQQYFFVSATIQDMLRRFKKLKLDFSELPNRAVVHLNETHPAIAIPELMRILIDEHMLNWDHAWRICRRTLAYTNHTVMPEALEKWSLEMMRKVLPRHVSIIFEINRRFLDDVESRFPGDGDRLARMSIIEEGEYPQVRMAWLAVVGSFTVNGVSTLHGELIKKNIFYDFVEMFPNRFTSVTNGITPRRWLKQCNIPLSELITDKIGPDWVTDLSQLRKLESLAEDSSFQDKWYDCRLQAKKRLVEYARKEYGLYLPADWMYDVQVKRIHEYKRQVLNVLHAITLYCRLKKDPSSVAVPRLKIFAGKAAPGYFLAKRIIRLINSVGAVINSDSSVNHKLRIAFLPNYRVSQAEFIIPATDVSEQISLAGTEASGTGNMKFALNGALTIGTLDGANIEIMEEVGRENIFIFGMDADEVERSKRDGYSPGDVVAGDQELAEVLHLLGDGTFSEGDRGLFAPILDSLFEGGDQYMTLADYRAYIDEQDALEKVWLDRKEWIKKSILNTAGSGHFSSDRAIMDYATSIWGVHPMKGEDE from the coding sequence ATGCCTACAAAAGACTTTGATAAAGTTTTAAAGAATATGGGAGAGCTTAATCCCGAATCATTGGTTGAAAGTATTTGCCAACATCATCTTTCAGATCTTGGCAGAGATTATGGAAGGACAGATAAACATTCACTTTATCAATCTTTAGCTTATTCCTTGCGTGATAGGCTGGTAGGTAACTGGATACGAACGCAGAGATCTTACTATAACAGCAGTGCAAAAAGTGTTTACTATCTTTCACTCGAATTTCTGGTTGGTAAATCGCTTACAAGCAACGCCATAAACCTTGGTGTTGAGAAAGAGACCGCAGAGGCCCTCGATACGTTTGGTGTCACATTAGAAGAGGTAGAAAGTGCCGAAGCTGATGCCGGGCTAGGCAATGGCGGCTTAGGCAGGTTAGCTTCATGTTTCCTCGATTCAATGGCTACGCTTGGGATTTCCGGATATGGTTACGGGATACGTTATGAATACGGTATTTTTAAGCAGGCTATTGAAAATGGAGAACAGGTTGAGCTGCCGGATGATTGGCTCCATGTCGGGAATCCATGGGAATTCCGCAGAAGGGGGTTTGTATTTACCATCGGGCTTTACGGTAAAGAAGAACAGTACACCCATGACGATGGATCTATAAGGCACCGCTGGGCTGATAGTGCGAAAGTAATGGCTATGCCCGTGGATATGCTGATTCCCGGCTATAAAAATGGAAATGTCATTAATATGAGGCTCTGGGAGGCTCAGCCTGCAAGGCGGTTCAACCTCGATTTATTTAATAGTGGCGATTATATCCGCTCAATGGAAGATGCTGTTAAAACCGAAACCATCTCCAAAGTACTTTATCCCAGTGATAGGCTCAGTGAAGGGCGCGAGCTTAGACTTGTGCAGCAGTATTTTTTCGTATCTGCGACAATTCAGGATATGCTTCGTAGATTTAAAAAATTAAAACTCGATTTTTCAGAACTGCCGAACAGGGCTGTGGTTCATCTGAATGAAACGCATCCTGCAATCGCAATTCCAGAGCTGATGAGAATACTGATTGATGAGCATATGCTCAATTGGGATCATGCATGGAGAATTTGCCGACGGACTTTAGCTTATACGAATCATACCGTAATGCCTGAAGCTCTCGAAAAATGGTCGCTTGAAATGATGCGTAAGGTTCTTCCGCGTCATGTATCAATCATTTTTGAAATTAATAGGCGCTTTCTGGATGATGTTGAAAGCCGTTTCCCCGGTGATGGTGACAGGTTGGCGCGTATGTCTATTATTGAGGAAGGAGAATATCCTCAGGTCCGTATGGCGTGGCTCGCAGTTGTAGGAAGTTTCACTGTTAATGGTGTGTCCACATTGCACGGTGAGCTTATCAAGAAGAATATTTTTTACGATTTCGTAGAGATGTTCCCGAATAGATTCACTTCAGTGACGAACGGAATTACTCCGCGCAGATGGCTCAAGCAATGCAACATTCCTCTTTCTGAGTTGATCACAGATAAAATTGGTCCGGATTGGGTTACAGATTTGTCTCAGCTTCGCAAACTTGAATCGCTGGCGGAAGACAGTTCGTTTCAGGATAAATGGTATGATTGTCGCTTGCAGGCGAAGAAAAGGTTGGTTGAGTATGCTCGTAAAGAGTACGGGCTGTATCTCCCCGCTGACTGGATGTATGATGTTCAGGTTAAGAGAATTCATGAGTATAAGAGACAAGTGCTTAATGTATTGCACGCAATTACTTTGTATTGCCGACTCAAGAAAGACCCTTCAAGTGTTGCTGTTCCGCGTCTTAAGATTTTTGCAGGTAAGGCCGCGCCCGGATACTTTCTTGCAAAAAGAATTATTCGTTTAATTAATTCGGTCGGGGCTGTGATTAATTCGGATAGCTCCGTTAACCATAAACTTCGTATTGCATTTTTGCCGAACTATCGTGTTTCACAAGCTGAATTTATTATTCCTGCTACTGATGTTTCAGAACAGATATCACTGGCAGGAACTGAAGCATCTGGAACCGGTAATATGAAATTTGCGCTTAATGGTGCTTTGACCATCGGAACTTTGGACGGTGCGAATATTGAGATTATGGAAGAAGTAGGTCGGGAGAATATCTTTATATTTGGTATGGATGCCGATGAAGTTGAAAGAAGTAAACGCGACGGCTATTCTCCGGGTGATGTTGTAGCTGGAGATCAAGAGCTGGCAGAGGTCCTGCATTTGCTTGGTGATGGCACTTTCTCAGAGGGTGATCGCGGGCTTTTCGCTCCTATTCTGGATTCTCTGTTTGAAGGTGGCGATCAATATATGACTTTGGCTGACTATAGGGCGTATATTGATGAACAGGACGCGCTTGAAAAAGTTTGGCTTGACCGTAAAGAATGGATTAAAAAGTCTATTTTAAACACTGCCGGATCAGGCCATTTTTCAAGTGATAGAGCTATCATGGATTATGCCACAAGTATTTGGGGAGTTCATCCTATGAAGGGTGAAGATGAATAG
- the ald gene encoding alanine dehydrogenase, whose protein sequence is MLIGIPKEVKTMENRVSMTPGAVETLVRRGHAVVVENGAGVGSGLPDEEYVAAGAKMVTVGEAWAAEMVIKVKEPIASEYKYLRDDLLLFTYLHLAADEALTKALLKSGTTGVAYETVQLPDRSLPLLTPMSEVAGRMASQEGALHLEKPKGGRGVLLGGVPGVAPANVMILGGGVVGTNAAKIAVGMGARVTIFDVSHSRLQYLDDIFNGRVTTITSTEPNIRAAVIEADLVIGAVLIPGAKAPNLVTRDMLSTMKEGAVIVDVAVDQGGCVETIKATTHTDPTYVVDGVIHYGVANMPGAVPRTSTFALVNQTLTYAIQLADKGVDALRANESLKLGLNTMNGKLTCAEVGEALGLETITRDEALA, encoded by the coding sequence ATGCTTATAGGTATTCCAAAAGAAGTTAAAACAATGGAAAATAGAGTCTCTATGACTCCTGGTGCAGTAGAAACTCTTGTCCGTCGTGGTCATGCTGTTGTCGTTGAAAACGGTGCCGGTGTCGGTAGTGGTCTTCCAGACGAAGAGTATGTTGCTGCCGGTGCTAAAATGGTCACTGTTGGCGAAGCATGGGCTGCAGAAATGGTAATTAAGGTTAAAGAGCCTATTGCATCTGAATATAAGTATCTTCGTGATGATCTTCTTCTTTTCACATATCTACATCTTGCTGCTGACGAAGCGCTGACTAAAGCTCTTCTGAAAAGCGGCACAACCGGCGTAGCTTATGAAACAGTTCAGCTCCCTGATCGTTCACTTCCTTTACTAACACCTATGAGCGAAGTTGCTGGTAGAATGGCTTCTCAGGAAGGTGCTCTACACCTTGAGAAACCTAAAGGCGGACGCGGTGTTCTTCTTGGTGGAGTTCCCGGGGTTGCTCCTGCAAACGTAATGATTCTTGGTGGTGGTGTTGTCGGAACTAATGCTGCTAAAATAGCAGTGGGTATGGGCGCTAGAGTTACCATCTTTGATGTTAGTCATTCACGTCTTCAGTACCTCGATGATATTTTTAACGGCAGAGTTACTACAATTACTTCTACCGAGCCTAATATTCGTGCTGCGGTAATCGAGGCTGACCTTGTTATTGGCGCAGTGCTTATTCCCGGCGCAAAGGCTCCTAATTTGGTTACGCGCGATATGCTTTCCACCATGAAAGAAGGCGCAGTTATTGTAGATGTTGCTGTTGATCAGGGTGGTTGTGTTGAGACTATTAAGGCAACTACACACACTGACCCTACCTACGTTGTGGATGGAGTGATTCATTACGGTGTGGCGAACATGCCGGGTGCTGTTCCAAGGACATCTACTTTCGCTCTTGTAAATCAGACACTTACATATGCGATTCAGTTGGCAGATAAAGGTGTTGATGCTCTACGCGCTAACGAATCGTTGAAGCTTGGCCTGAATACCATGAATGGTAAGCTCACTTGTGCTGAAGTCGGTGAAGCTTTGGGGCTGGAAACAATTACTCGTGATGAGGCTCTTGCATAG
- a CDS encoding MucR family transcriptional regulator, whose amino-acid sequence MEDNLKAALEIVKAQASVRTMTEDEITSMVRTLSAGIKTISEGLLEDSPVKQIAPVDPKKAIREKTIICLESGKPFKVITKRHLAKFDITPEEYREKWGYAKKTPLVCKSLQRERRKKMKEMKLWEKRKKQED is encoded by the coding sequence ATGGAAGACAATTTAAAGGCAGCTCTAGAAATTGTTAAAGCTCAAGCAAGTGTGCGGACTATGACAGAAGACGAGATAACCTCTATGGTTCGAACTCTTTCAGCCGGAATAAAAACAATAAGTGAAGGATTGCTGGAAGATTCCCCTGTAAAGCAGATTGCACCGGTCGACCCTAAAAAAGCTATCAGAGAAAAAACCATTATTTGCCTTGAATCAGGAAAACCTTTTAAAGTTATTACCAAACGGCATCTCGCTAAGTTCGATATAACCCCTGAAGAATATCGGGAAAAGTGGGGCTACGCAAAAAAAACACCGCTGGTATGTAAATCTCTTCAGCGCGAACGCCGCAAGAAAATGAAAGAAATGAAGTTATGGGAAAAGCGTAAAAAGCAGGAAGATTAG
- a CDS encoding MASE1 domain-containing protein, producing MVGILKFVCENGAVALGYWFITYLNWLLFSSVGIMPMPIWPAAALALIVALYRGWSVAVGIAVGVVLADYFTLGVALKLAASISVANTLGPVLGAILIKKRISRELKIKSLRDFIIVFLIGLIFVPFVASLGGIGSLLFFGELSSGMALSFMVRWGMAHSLGTLLFALPYLIWAESRRLV from the coding sequence ATGGTGGGAATCCTAAAATTTGTTTGCGAAAACGGAGCTGTTGCTCTTGGATACTGGTTCATTACTTATTTGAACTGGTTACTTTTCAGCAGCGTTGGAATTATGCCTATGCCAATATGGCCTGCTGCAGCACTTGCTTTGATTGTAGCATTGTATCGTGGATGGTCGGTGGCTGTGGGTATTGCTGTCGGAGTTGTGTTGGCAGATTATTTCACGTTGGGAGTAGCTTTGAAGCTTGCCGCGAGCATTTCAGTTGCAAACACTCTCGGGCCTGTTTTAGGGGCTATTCTTATTAAGAAAAGGATTTCACGGGAGCTGAAGATAAAGAGCTTACGTGATTTTATTATAGTGTTTTTGATCGGCCTTATATTTGTTCCTTTTGTTGCTTCTCTAGGTGGAATCGGGAGTCTGCTCTTTTTTGGAGAACTATCTTCAGGTATGGCTCTTTCTTTCATGGTTAGATGGGGTATGGCCCATTCGCTGGGGACATTACTATTTGCACTCCCTTACTTGATCTGGGCCGAGAGCCGGAGGCTGGTATGA
- a CDS encoding OmpA/MotB family protein, whose product MAKKEEEIIYIMGKPPVTPPPEEGLPPWMATFADMVTLLLCFFVLLLSFANQDIANFEKLKGSMTEAFGVQTMDKSGRKVAYSESPFSASSLKKSAKKDMAALELDIRAFINAGKVSKLMSVNSDQQGVLVRVPSRAIFKPGTALLDPRIHKVLNKISNLMKTKNFNLVVRGHTDDRATKNNVYASNWELSAARAASCLRYILEKSGVSPTRVKAVGYAGTKPLVPNTSNRNRALNRRVEYYYQPPSDEW is encoded by the coding sequence GTGGCTAAGAAAGAAGAAGAAATTATATATATAATGGGGAAGCCTCCTGTTACCCCTCCCCCTGAAGAGGGACTTCCTCCGTGGATGGCGACATTTGCGGATATGGTTACTCTTTTACTTTGTTTCTTTGTTCTTCTCTTATCGTTTGCAAATCAGGATATTGCTAACTTTGAAAAGTTGAAAGGGTCGATGACAGAAGCTTTTGGTGTCCAGACCATGGACAAAAGTGGACGCAAGGTCGCTTATTCAGAAAGCCCTTTTTCAGCCAGTTCTTTAAAAAAGTCCGCAAAGAAAGATATGGCGGCCTTAGAATTGGATATCAGAGCGTTCATTAATGCTGGTAAAGTTTCCAAGCTTATGTCTGTTAATTCTGATCAGCAAGGGGTGCTTGTGCGCGTGCCTTCCCGTGCGATATTTAAGCCAGGAACTGCACTTCTTGATCCTCGAATTCACAAAGTGCTTAATAAAATATCGAACTTAATGAAGACTAAAAATTTTAATCTTGTTGTCAGAGGGCATACCGATGACCGGGCAACAAAGAATAATGTCTATGCATCTAATTGGGAACTTTCTGCGGCCCGGGCAGCATCCTGTCTACGATATATTTTGGAAAAATCCGGCGTTTCTCCAACCAGAGTTAAAGCTGTAGGATATGCGGGCACGAAACCTTTGGTTCCTAATACATCGAATCGAAACAGAGCTCTTAATCGCAGGGTTGAATACTATTACCAGCCTCCGTCAGATGAATGGTAG
- a CDS encoding response regulator has product MTISPNFVPRILVIDDEPFNLEFLEMVLRQHGYRVSLANSGKMGMKLAESLQPDLILLDIMMPGETGFECATILRLSPETSEIPIIFLTALDDPKSSLKGFDAGAVDFITKPFEYREVLNRIRLHLRVARNDKLMLHYNALILKDITPEFKEDTTSFDKSSFTFPEEPRESGSYLYETVALPNRSESHLLLNFSSPQLDKEATNIIRAALSLYSGPLYRPSETFRSVGVALLKHRNSKGQDSIRVDGIHMQIDRGTDSMTVVNAGSLPAILIPVDGVTTFIEPQSGALGDLGKGLLPCSSFEMKKGSRLFIYSREMLSSFKSSGEGIKQLKKACELSDASNLKATCQAVGKALLKDTSVPDGILVAIEA; this is encoded by the coding sequence TTGACAATATCACCAAATTTTGTACCACGCATACTTGTCATTGATGACGAACCTTTCAATCTTGAGTTCCTAGAGATGGTTTTGCGCCAGCATGGCTATAGAGTCAGCCTCGCAAATAGCGGTAAAATGGGTATGAAACTAGCGGAAAGCCTGCAACCGGACCTGATTCTGCTCGACATAATGATGCCCGGAGAAACGGGGTTCGAATGTGCAACAATCCTGCGCTTATCTCCAGAAACATCTGAAATACCAATAATTTTTCTAACAGCACTGGACGACCCAAAAAGCTCTCTCAAAGGGTTTGATGCAGGAGCCGTTGATTTCATAACAAAGCCTTTTGAGTACAGAGAAGTTCTCAACAGAATCAGACTCCATTTAAGAGTCGCGCGAAATGACAAGCTTATGCTGCACTACAACGCACTTATTTTAAAGGACATCACCCCTGAGTTCAAAGAAGACACCACCTCCTTCGACAAGAGCAGCTTCACTTTTCCAGAAGAGCCGAGAGAATCAGGATCATATTTATACGAAACCGTCGCACTTCCGAATAGATCCGAAAGCCACCTGCTACTTAATTTCTCCTCGCCCCAACTAGATAAAGAAGCGACAAATATTATACGCGCAGCTTTATCCCTATACTCAGGTCCTCTCTACAGACCCTCTGAGACTTTCCGAAGTGTCGGAGTCGCACTTCTTAAGCATCGCAATTCAAAAGGGCAGGACTCTATCAGAGTTGATGGCATACATATGCAAATAGACCGCGGAACAGACTCAATGACGGTGGTAAATGCAGGATCACTTCCAGCAATACTTATTCCAGTTGACGGCGTAACAACTTTTATTGAGCCCCAAAGCGGAGCGCTTGGAGACCTGGGAAAGGGGTTGCTCCCTTGCTCATCTTTTGAAATGAAAAAAGGCAGCAGGCTTTTTATATATAGTAGAGAAATGCTTTCTTCCTTCAAATCGAGCGGAGAAGGCATTAAACAATTAAAAAAAGCTTGTGAGCTTTCTGATGCGAGCAACCTAAAAGCAACATGCCAAGCGGTAGGAAAGGCATTGCTAAAAGATACTTCAGTGCCAGACGGGATACTCGTAGCCATCGAGGCTTAG